AACAAGGGCGACACGGTCTCCATCCCGAACGCGCCGAACCCGAAGAAGGACGCGGCGGGCAACGTGACGGATCCGGACGTGAGCAAGTTCACGGAGGCGGAGAAGGTGCTGGCCACGGGCCTGAACAACAAGGTCGTGGACGCGCAGCTGACGGCGGCGACGAACCTGGAGGCCCCGAACTTCACCCCGGCGACCGGCTCCCCGGCGCTGAACCCGGACAACGCGGCCACCCCGGGCGCGGGCTTCGACACCAGCGCCCGCTTCGTCGGCGCGGTGGGCACCACCAACTGGCTGGCTGGCTGGACCGCGTTCCCGAAGAACTAGCCCTTCGGTGAACACATGACCGCGTGCTCCCGGCGACGCCGTACGGGGGCACGCGGTCTTCTTTCTACGGCTGGACCAGTCCCTGGCGGAGGAGCTCCATGGCCAGGAAGGGGAAGTGCCTTCGTAGGAAGTCGAAGGTGAACGCCCCTTGGCGATAGTTGTCGTACCAGCTCGTCCTGGCCTCGATGAACTCTTCGTCGTTGAGGTCCAGCCGGTCGATGGTGTCCTGGACCCGCTGCTGCATTGAGGGCGGTAGCCCCGCGCCAGGGATGACTTGCAAGGTGGAGAGTTCCAGCGCGAACCAGCCGTCCTGCACCTCGAAGGGATCGAGCACGTCTTCGAAGGCGTTCTTGCGCGCGTTCATCCGGTTGCAGGCCAGCCGGTAGTTGCTCCACTCGTAGGCCAGCGCACGCTGCTTCGACTTGGGCAGCAGGTGGTCCACGGTGAGGGCTCCAGTCCCTCGCGGGATGTACAGGCACGAATAGGCGCAGATGCCCTGATAAGCCTTCCAAAGCTGAAGGCTGCAATGCCTCCAGTGGGGACGCAGTTCGTCCGTGCCCTGGAGGTCCTCCTGTCCCTTCTGTCGAACCCGGGCATCGAAGTCCGCGGGCTCTGGCTGCGGGGCGACGTGGATCATGGGTCGATGCCCGCGGCCTCCGCGCGCGCAAGCCACCGTGGCCAGAACGGGTCCGTATCCCGGAGCACCCGGTAGAGCTCGTTGTGGATGCGGCGGACCTCTTCGATGGGGAGGTTCGGGTCCTTGAGCGCGGCCTTCGCCGCCGTGATGGCCTGCTCGGCCTCCACGGAGCGCGGCTCCTTCAAGTCGAAGACTTCGGAGGTGAGCCAGGCATTGGCGTCTCCGCGTGGGCGCCACTCCGCCTTGGTGGCCTGCACTTCCTGGCCCACCAGGTCGAACATGAAGAGCGCGTCCTGCGATTCATCGAACAGGGGTTCGGCGGAGGCCAGCACCAGGGGTGAGTGCGTGACGGCAATCACCTGGACCTTCACGTCCTCGCGAAGCGCACGGACGACTTCGAGCAGCGAGGGCAGGATGAGCCGCTGCCAACGGGGATGGAGATGAGACTCCAACTCGTCGACAAGCAGCACGATGTGGTCCGTCACAGGCTCGCGGCTGAGTTCCGCGGCACGCACATGTTCTTCCCACGACCAGACCAACAGGTAGGCCAGTCCTACGATGCGCTTTACCGCCGCCGAAACATGCGTGAGGGGAACCAGGCCGTAGGGCATTTGAAGGGTCGGGATGTCCCGGACCTCATCAATGCTGATACGCGTAGGCTCGCCTGGAATCAGTGGCTCATGAGCCCCGGGCGAAAGCGTTTCCAGGACCCTCTTCAGGCGGTGAAAAGGTTCCGCGTCCTTGATCTGCCACGCCACCCAGTCCTGGATAAGCCCGTTACAGAGCGTACGTCCATCCTGTTCCAAGCGGTTCCAGAGTTCGTTCGGCGTGAAGTTGAAGGCAGGCTGCGCAGGGACTTTGAAGTAGCCGACCTTCCGACTGTTCCGAATCCGGTCCCAAACGGAAAAGCTGCCGTCGACGCGAGCGTAGACGGTCAATCCGTTTCTGGGAGGTATGAACGTCGATGGAGCCTGCCCCGGCACAAGCACCACTTCACGTTTGATGCTTTCCCGGCCCCCCCACGTTTGGATGACCGCCTCGATGCTGGGTACGACGTTCCGGTCAGGTCTCGGCAGTGCAGGAACATCATCCCAATTCCGGGTCAGCGCCCACCACGCCAGCTCCAGCACGAACGTCTTGCCCAGCCCGTTGTCACCGGTCAGCAGGTTGAGGCGCGGAGCGAACTCGAACGAGAGGTGCGGGCTGGGCCCCACTCCCTCCATCTCCAACCGCTCAAGCATCCTGGGCCTCCGGCTTCGGCATCATGGATGCTTCCTTACTTCAACTTCGAGGCTCCGCCCCAGTTCAGCACCCCGCCGAAAACAACACGGCCCGACACTCCCTCGCAGGAGCGCCGGGCCGGAGGCCAGGGAACCAACTACGACTGGAGGCTCGCCGGGGCTTCGTCCTGCGCGGAATCCGGACCGTTGCCGTCCGTGAAGAGGTTGGCCACGGGGCGCAGCTTGGGGGGACGGCCGCGGCGGCGCGGAGCGTTGTCGTCGTTGCCCGGCGCGGCGCCCACCGGCTCCACCTGGGCCTGGCCGCCCTTGCGCACCGGGCGCGGCAGGTGGATGGCCTCCAGCTTCGCGCCCAGCTCCGCGTCGTCCTCCGCGAACACCTTCGCGTACGACAGCGCGCGCTGACCCTTCTGGAGCAGCGACTCCTGGCTCTCGTTCAGCGCCTGCCTCGCCATGTCCAGCGCCGCCTGCGCCCGGGCCACCAACTCCGCCTTCTCACGCACGTGCGCAGCGGACTCGCCCAGCACCGCCGTGTCCACGTCCGGGAACTTCACGTCCGCCAGGTCCGTGGCGAACAGCTCAAGCAGCGCGCGCAGCGCGGGGGAGATGGAATCGTTCTCGGGGGTTTCGAACATGGGCAGGCCTCCTCACAAGGCGTTTGAACGGCGCCTATCTGCCCAGATGTTCAGTGCCCTTTCAAGGGGGTCGTCTAACCGGCCGGAAAGTCGGCCCTGATCAATCCACCCGCACCAGGCCCACCTCTCGCACACCCGCCGACGGATCCACGTCCACCGCCAGGAAGTGCCGCCCCACCCCGTCGAAGCGCTCCGGGATGGCCCCGCCTCCTCCGGAGATGTACGCCGGGATGCCCGCGTTGGAGAACGAGTAGTAGCTGTGGATGTGGCCGTAGAGCGTGAGGTCCACCCCCGCCCGCGCCATCTTCCCCACCAGCCCCGCCGCCTCGTTGCGCACCGCGAAGCCTCCGCCCCGGACGCCAATCGGATCCAATGGCGGGATGTGCATCGCCACGATGTGCACCGCGTCGCGCGCCTCCTCCAGCCAGCCGTCCAGCGCCTCCTCCACCATCGGATCCACGGTGCTGCTGCCGGAGTCCACCAGGCTGAAGTGCACGCCATGGAAGGTGAAGTGCTGGCTGCCCCGGCCCACCAGCCGCTGGTACTCGCGCGCGTCGTCCGTGAAGGTCTCGTGGTTGCCCAGCGTCGCGTACAGGGGAATCCGCGAGTCCGCCTCCAGCCGCTGCTGGAACTCCTCCAGTTGCTCGCGCGTGCCGAACTCCGTCAGGTCCCCCGCGAAGAAGATGAAGCGCAACGTGGGGTCCTGGTTCAGCTTCGCGTAGATGTCTCCCACCTTGGACAGCGCCTCCTGAACGTCCGCCAGCGCCGCGAAGCGGAACGGCTGACGCGCGTCCCAGTCCGGCGGCGCCACCGTCAGCCGCATCAGCGTCCCCGGCCGCAGGGCCACGCGCCACGCCTTCACCGTGG
The sequence above is drawn from the Corallococcus sp. NCRR genome and encodes:
- a CDS encoding AAA family ATPase; this encodes MLERLEMEGVGPSPHLSFEFAPRLNLLTGDNGLGKTFVLELAWWALTRNWDDVPALPRPDRNVVPSIEAVIQTWGGRESIKREVVLVPGQAPSTFIPPRNGLTVYARVDGSFSVWDRIRNSRKVGYFKVPAQPAFNFTPNELWNRLEQDGRTLCNGLIQDWVAWQIKDAEPFHRLKRVLETLSPGAHEPLIPGEPTRISIDEVRDIPTLQMPYGLVPLTHVSAAVKRIVGLAYLLVWSWEEHVRAAELSREPVTDHIVLLVDELESHLHPRWQRLILPSLLEVVRALREDVKVQVIAVTHSPLVLASAEPLFDESQDALFMFDLVGQEVQATKAEWRPRGDANAWLTSEVFDLKEPRSVEAEQAITAAKAALKDPNLPIEEVRRIHNELYRVLRDTDPFWPRWLARAEAAGIDP
- a CDS encoding metallophosphoesterase family protein yields the protein MGALGLTAALLSLGCVRPSEDRAVRDTRVGQAEADALTVEVEGGLASVRTLASGTLELWGQAPVFTTKVTAGADARTDWLFMVHNAMPDAVLDAVDEAGTPLTVVAMPDAHPTVKAWRVALRPGTLMRLTVAPPDWDARQPFRFAALADVQEALSKVGDIYAKLNQDPTLRFIFFAGDLTEFGTREQLEEFQQRLEADSRIPLYATLGNHETFTDDAREYQRLVGRGSQHFTFHGVHFSLVDSGSSTVDPMVEEALDGWLEEARDAVHIVAMHIPPLDPIGVRGGGFAVRNEAAGLVGKMARAGVDLTLYGHIHSYYSFSNAGIPAYISGGGGAIPERFDGVGRHFLAVDVDPSAGVREVGLVRVD